A single genomic interval of Candidatus Bathyarchaeia archaeon harbors:
- a CDS encoding HAD-IA family hydrolase translates to MRKAALLDFGDTLVLLKEAYIGKVEELRAKSLVEYLKKKGLTVEEGEFRERFIKVSKRMNDFCERYSVELTIDIVVAEALREMGFKVEPKDVWDVEEAAYGFLLEACMVSGEALPALERLKTAGFKMAVISNTRSDWFVREALRKLNILDFFDYVSTSANLGVRKPRPEPFLKALKELSLTRREAVMIGDQTLTDVKGALNLGMKVIQIIGETQPFNPRVTTLKPTFYAQNLNEAANKALTLF, encoded by the coding sequence TTGCGTAAAGCCGCGTTACTCGACTTTGGCGACACATTGGTCTTATTGAAGGAAGCGTATATAGGGAAGGTTGAAGAGTTGAGAGCCAAGAGCCTCGTCGAGTATTTAAAGAAGAAAGGGCTTACAGTCGAGGAGGGAGAATTCAGAGAACGCTTTATTAAGGTTTCGAAGCGAATGAACGATTTTTGTGAACGATACTCTGTTGAGTTAACTATCGATATCGTCGTAGCTGAAGCTTTGAGGGAAATGGGGTTCAAAGTCGAGCCTAAGGACGTTTGGGACGTAGAGGAGGCTGCTTACGGATTTCTGTTAGAAGCCTGCATGGTATCAGGCGAGGCTCTCCCTGCCCTAGAAAGGCTGAAGACCGCGGGTTTTAAAATGGCTGTCATTTCAAACACAAGAAGTGACTGGTTTGTGAGGGAAGCCCTCCGGAAACTTAACATCTTAGACTTCTTTGACTACGTTTCTACTTCGGCTAATTTAGGTGTAAGAAAGCCAAGACCGGAACCCTTTCTAAAAGCCCTCAAGGAGCTAAGTTTAACCCGCCGGGAAGCGGTGATGATTGGAGATCAAACCCTAACAGATGTGAAAGGGGCGTTAAACCTAGGCATGAAGGTTATTCAAATAATCGGGGAAACTCAACCTTTCAACCCTCGGGTAACGACGCTTAAACCAACCTTCTACGCTCAAAACCTAAATGAAGCGGCGAATAAGGCCCTAACCCTCTTTTAA
- a CDS encoding nitroreductase family protein, whose amino-acid sequence MSELIKHILTRRSVRKYEERTVKLKTLLKALDAARWAPSAHNAQPWRYIILQDPSVKKALAENMAAAWRRDLRKDGYGEEMIKQLTEESVNLFSSAPVILIACLSMEGMHRYTDNRRRVLEYLMAVQSVSASITNLLLALHALNLGASWFCAPLFCPSTVRRTLSIPEDVNPQALITVGYPDEAPQPPPRRNLTDVVFMNRWGMRL is encoded by the coding sequence ATGTCCGAGTTGATTAAGCATATCCTCACTAGGAGAAGCGTGAGGAAATACGAGGAGCGTACAGTGAAGCTTAAAACATTGTTAAAGGCGTTGGACGCTGCCCGTTGGGCTCCCTCAGCCCATAACGCTCAGCCATGGCGATACATCATCCTCCAAGATCCGTCCGTGAAAAAGGCTTTGGCTGAGAACATGGCGGCCGCGTGGAGGCGAGATTTGAGAAAAGACGGTTATGGAGAGGAGATGATAAAACAGCTGACCGAGGAGTCCGTTAACCTGTTTTCATCGGCTCCAGTAATTTTAATCGCATGTCTGAGCATGGAGGGTATGCACCGATACACGGATAATAGGAGAAGGGTTTTAGAGTATTTGATGGCCGTTCAAAGCGTATCCGCCTCCATAACAAATCTATTGCTAGCGCTTCACGCCTTAAACCTAGGGGCCTCATGGTTTTGCGCCCCTCTGTTCTGCCCATCAACGGTGAGGAGAACCCTGAGCATACCTGAGGACGTTAATCCTCAGGCTTTAATTACAGTAGGATACCCAGATGAGGCGCCTCAGCCTCCCCCGCGGCGTAACCTAACCGACGTGGTGTTCATGAATAGATGGGGGATGCGTTTATGA
- the cofD gene encoding 2-phospho-L-lactate transferase yields MGDAFMKIAALAGGVGAAKLISGLVKLISPKDLTVIVNTGDDVILHGLYISPDVDIITYTLAGLVDERRGWGIKEDTYNCLEMLGKYGGETWFNLGDKDLATHIFRTKMLKEGFTLTQIAKKFTSLLNVQASILPMSDERVETMIHIEGGMINFQRYLVERGARDEVLGVEFIGARSARPAPGVIESLLAAEKVVVCPSNPVVSIGPILAVHEIRDTLRELKTPVVAVSPIIQGSPVKGPADKLMRGLNLEVSARSVASLYKEFLDTMVIDEKDEAEEESIKSMGLKVLKTDIAMRSLEDKVRVAKLILEA; encoded by the coding sequence ATGGGGGATGCGTTTATGAAGATCGCGGCTTTAGCTGGTGGGGTCGGCGCGGCTAAGCTAATCTCAGGTCTTGTAAAACTCATCTCCCCAAAGGATTTAACAGTTATAGTCAACACTGGAGACGACGTTATCCTCCATGGATTATACATATCCCCTGACGTGGACATAATAACCTACACGCTCGCCGGCCTGGTGGATGAGCGTAGGGGATGGGGAATAAAAGAAGACACCTACAATTGTTTAGAAATGTTAGGAAAATACGGTGGCGAAACATGGTTCAACCTCGGGGACAAAGACTTAGCCACCCATATTTTCAGAACCAAGATGCTCAAGGAAGGCTTCACCCTAACCCAGATCGCCAAGAAATTCACCAGCCTCTTAAACGTGCAAGCCAGCATTTTACCCATGTCTGATGAAAGAGTGGAGACGATGATTCACATTGAGGGGGGGATGATAAATTTTCAACGCTACTTAGTTGAACGGGGAGCGAGGGACGAGGTGTTAGGAGTAGAATTCATTGGGGCAAGGTCCGCGCGACCAGCGCCCGGCGTCATCGAATCCCTACTCGCGGCGGAGAAGGTTGTCGTATGCCCCTCCAACCCAGTAGTAAGCATTGGGCCAATCCTCGCCGTCCACGAAATCAGAGACACTTTAAGAGAGTTGAAAACCCCAGTGGTCGCCGTCAGCCCCATAATTCAGGGGTCACCGGTTAAAGGGCCAGCGGACAAGCTCATGAGAGGATTAAACCTCGAGGTATCTGCCCGTTCCGTGGCAAGTCTATACAAGGAGTTCTTAGACACCATGGTCATCGATGAAAAGGACGAAGCCGAAGAGGAAAGTATAAAAAGCATGGGTTTAAAGGTGTTAAAAACCGATATCGCGATGAGGAGCTTAGAGGATAAGGTTAGAGTCGCGAAACTTATCCTGGAAGCCTGA
- the cofC gene encoding 2-phospho-L-lactate guanylyltransferase encodes MTYVLIPLKRLDKSKTRLSSVLTLEERVELTIAMLEDVVESAVHAKGVKRVYVINNDVELARIMKAHGVKMLRDPGKGLNNALKMWLKKFERESKSALILPADIPLIKSEDLEQVIRLGAHYDMVISPSRNMKGTNALLLKPPTLLKPLFGSNSFNRHLKAAVEVNVRLKVFKNERIGFDVDSPSDLKTLLSTQDVHRNVKKLMEKFDHV; translated from the coding sequence ATGACCTATGTTTTAATCCCCCTGAAAAGATTGGATAAATCTAAAACTCGCCTCTCCAGCGTCTTAACCTTAGAGGAACGCGTTGAACTTACCATCGCTATGCTGGAAGACGTCGTCGAATCCGCTGTCCACGCCAAAGGGGTTAAACGCGTTTACGTCATCAACAACGACGTTGAACTGGCGCGCATCATGAAGGCTCATGGGGTTAAAATGTTAAGAGATCCTGGAAAAGGATTAAACAACGCGTTGAAAATGTGGTTAAAAAAATTTGAGAGAGAATCTAAGTCGGCGCTCATACTGCCCGCAGACATACCCTTGATAAAGTCCGAAGACTTGGAACAGGTGATTCGGCTGGGAGCGCACTACGACATGGTGATTTCACCATCAAGAAACATGAAGGGCACAAACGCCTTGCTGTTGAAGCCCCCAACCCTCCTCAAACCTCTTTTCGGCTCCAACAGCTTCAACCGCCATTTGAAAGCCGCCGTAGAAGTGAATGTAAGGCTGAAAGTGTTTAAGAACGAAAGAATCGGATTCGACGTCGACAGCCCTAGCGACCTAAAAACCCTTCTTTCAACACAAGACGTCCACCGCAACGTGAAGAAATTGATGGAAAAATTTGATCATGTTTAA
- a CDS encoding Lrp/AsnC ligand binding domain-containing protein produces MEAFILLKAVGDHRKLMEHLSTFSNVSKVYNIAGDNDILINVKTRDLEGFKDLINKIRSMDDVINTTSYLVLQKFK; encoded by the coding sequence ATGGAAGCGTTTATACTGCTGAAAGCTGTTGGCGATCATAGAAAGCTGATGGAACACCTCTCAACTTTCAGTAACGTTTCAAAGGTGTATAACATAGCGGGAGATAACGACATCCTGATCAACGTGAAAACCAGAGACCTCGAAGGGTTTAAGGATCTTATAAATAAAATTAGGTCGATGGACGATGTTATCAACACGACCTCGTATCTTGTATTACAGAAATTTAAGTAG
- a CDS encoding Lrp/AsnC family transcriptional regulator, which translates to MKRGKLEPIDIEILKHLYRNPDLTYADMAKKIRTSSVTVYNRLRKLKENGVYRKTVVIPPTIFAKKVKAFIFVSTRPGKERAIADTFSKNPCVLRVKGITGDFDLLVELVADNVDELQKIVMESIRSLSGVVRTNTVIELFSSKDEVSYIPPS; encoded by the coding sequence TTGAAAAGAGGTAAACTTGAGCCGATCGACATCGAAATACTTAAGCACCTATACCGTAATCCTGATTTAACCTACGCGGACATGGCTAAAAAAATTCGCACCAGCTCAGTCACAGTTTATAATCGATTAAGGAAACTTAAAGAAAATGGGGTCTACAGGAAAACAGTTGTTATACCCCCAACAATATTCGCTAAAAAGGTTAAGGCCTTTATATTCGTTTCAACCAGGCCTGGAAAGGAGAGAGCCATCGCCGACACATTTTCTAAAAACCCCTGCGTCCTTCGAGTTAAAGGCATCACCGGTGACTTCGACCTCCTCGTGGAATTAGTGGCCGATAACGTCGATGAGCTTCAGAAAATCGTTATGGAAAGCATCAGATCGTTAAGCGGCGTCGTAAGAACCAACACCGTCATAGAGTTATTCTCATCTAAAGATGAGGTAAGCTACATTCCACCGAGTTAA